A region from the Streptomyces lydicus genome encodes:
- a CDS encoding trypsin-like peptidase domain-containing protein → MTTPEGRTAGRGDRAHYAQLLDHAGRTTVALRAAPGASAGRPWGSGVLIAPGWVLTCAHVLAAGDGRRRGTGPDGVFGVAFGGRVVPARLAYDLSRPDPAAGPAAARADLALVRLLDPDAEHPCAWLSDQPATLLEDAYIFRGHDASGAGAGGDGGTGVDGGTGADRSPGADRSPGAGAAPGAGGGGGAHAREGDPTRDGCGVRESGEGDGHGRREPDGARVPRGPRAGRRTPADPATPHAPLTTPAPLTTPTPLVTPATPVDPFIAVRFGARDARGLQFGSDVRVTPGASGGPLIDCDRGEVVGIVKGRHQQDHVGLAVPVTALRGLGPEHLVPGAEGLGPDPYHALMSLHDRWHWAGQELGRAAGPTWFDAQHAIMSGRGRLWGVQERLQALDLLARLPAPRDPLLVEAAVGEVLDRGDRPGAWALRTWRDGHGALYQGSDPYTELRAFVHYLRIVAQLTADEVRDVPGEQAAAVRGQALRLAEFVQAKAVVLQPQDRRRIGPVRRRPRSVLVEFEPLFYDEGGPELFNWSVSEGYGQGQWLRVDVQESAGGVPFEQAREQVLRRLGGRLLRADGDAGPGARVRLEVAVPEGRWHTAAGQWEVAASTRRTARLRPVGSGRAVILRDQGRREQVDPAWLRRWQGLAAAPELQVLRIAPDPGGGAARGFDEAVWRLLETAAEGALPALCHTVADGFGRDAVGAVLDTGFPAGLWPAGGHGEERDCDAACEEFHRGVRELLQGSGGLARLPELVRQLRAKAAGAAEEGMHWARDLVLLYDDPEDPIPPLFTDRPQLSPR, encoded by the coding sequence ATGACGACTCCCGAGGGCCGGACCGCCGGCCGCGGTGACCGTGCCCACTACGCACAGCTCCTCGACCATGCCGGGCGCACCACCGTCGCCCTGCGCGCCGCCCCGGGCGCGAGCGCGGGACGGCCGTGGGGCAGCGGGGTGCTGATCGCCCCGGGGTGGGTGCTGACCTGCGCCCATGTGCTCGCGGCGGGCGACGGGCGGCGCCGTGGCACCGGCCCGGACGGCGTCTTCGGGGTCGCGTTCGGCGGCCGGGTGGTGCCCGCGCGGCTGGCGTACGACCTGAGCCGGCCCGACCCGGCGGCCGGGCCCGCCGCCGCCCGCGCCGATCTCGCGCTGGTCCGGCTGCTCGACCCGGATGCCGAGCACCCCTGCGCTTGGCTCAGCGACCAGCCGGCGACGCTCCTGGAGGACGCCTATATCTTCCGTGGCCACGACGCATCGGGTGCGGGTGCGGGTGGGGACGGAGGCACCGGCGTCGACGGAGGCACCGGCGCCGACCGAAGCCCCGGCGCCGACCGAAGCCCCGGCGCGGGCGCAGCCCCAGGCGCGGGCGGGGGCGGGGGCGCACACGCACGCGAGGGAGACCCCACGCGGGACGGATGCGGCGTACGGGAGAGCGGAGAGGGAGACGGACACGGCAGGCGGGAGCCGGACGGGGCCCGCGTCCCCCGGGGGCCGCGGGCCGGGCGCCGTACTCCCGCCGACCCCGCGACCCCGCACGCCCCCCTCACCACTCCCGCCCCCCTCACCACTCCCACCCCCCTCGTCACCCCCGCCACCCCCGTCGACCCCTTCATCGCCGTCCGCTTCGGTGCCAGGGACGCCCGGGGCCTGCAGTTCGGCAGCGATGTACGGGTCACCCCCGGCGCCTCCGGCGGGCCGCTGATCGACTGTGACCGCGGCGAGGTGGTCGGCATCGTCAAGGGCCGCCACCAGCAGGACCACGTCGGGCTCGCGGTGCCGGTCACCGCGCTGCGCGGGCTGGGGCCCGAACACCTGGTGCCGGGCGCCGAGGGTCTGGGGCCCGACCCGTACCACGCGCTGATGAGCCTGCACGACCGCTGGCACTGGGCCGGTCAGGAGCTCGGCCGCGCCGCCGGGCCGACCTGGTTCGACGCCCAGCACGCGATCATGTCGGGCCGGGGCCGCCTGTGGGGCGTACAGGAGCGGCTGCAGGCGCTGGACCTGCTCGCCCGTCTGCCCGCGCCACGCGATCCGCTGCTCGTGGAGGCCGCGGTCGGCGAGGTGCTGGACCGCGGGGACCGGCCCGGGGCCTGGGCGCTGCGTACCTGGCGGGACGGCCACGGCGCGCTCTACCAGGGCAGCGACCCGTACACGGAGCTGCGCGCCTTTGTGCACTACCTGCGGATCGTGGCGCAGCTGACCGCCGACGAAGTGCGCGACGTACCGGGCGAACAGGCCGCCGCGGTACGCGGACAGGCGCTGCGCCTCGCGGAGTTCGTCCAGGCCAAGGCGGTGGTGCTGCAGCCCCAGGACCGCCGCAGGATAGGGCCGGTGCGCCGCCGCCCGCGCTCCGTACTCGTCGAGTTCGAGCCGCTGTTCTACGACGAGGGCGGACCGGAACTCTTCAACTGGTCGGTCAGCGAGGGCTACGGCCAGGGGCAGTGGCTGCGGGTGGACGTCCAGGAGTCGGCCGGCGGGGTGCCGTTCGAGCAGGCGCGGGAGCAGGTGCTGCGGCGGCTCGGCGGGCGGCTGCTGCGGGCCGACGGCGACGCCGGTCCCGGCGCCCGGGTACGTCTGGAGGTCGCCGTCCCCGAAGGGCGCTGGCACACCGCCGCAGGACAGTGGGAGGTCGCCGCCTCGACCCGGCGCACCGCCCGGCTGCGGCCGGTCGGTTCCGGACGCGCCGTGATCCTGCGGGACCAGGGGCGGCGTGAGCAGGTCGACCCGGCCTGGCTGCGCCGCTGGCAGGGCCTGGCCGCCGCCCCTGAACTGCAGGTGCTGCGCATCGCGCCGGACCCCGGCGGCGGCGCGGCGCGCGGCTTCGACGAGGCGGTCTGGCGGCTGCTGGAGACGGCCGCCGAGGGCGCGCTGCCCGCGCTGTGCCATACGGTCGCCGACGGCTTCGGGCGGGACGCGGTCGGCGCCGTCCTGGACACCGGCTTCCCCGCCGGGCTGTGGCCGGCCGGAGGGCACGGCGAGGAACGGGACTGCGATGCCGCATGCGAGGAATTCCACCGTGGGGTAAGGGAGTTGCTGCAGGGCTCGGGCGGGCTGGCCCGACTCCCCGAGCTGGTCCGGCAGCTGCGCGCCAAGGCCGCCGGGGCCGCCGAGGAGGGCATGCACTGGGCCCGCGATCTGGTGCTCCTGTACGACGACCCGGAGGACCCGATTCCGCCGCTCTTCACGGACCGCCCCCAGCTGTCCCCGCGATGA
- a CDS encoding CU044_2847 family protein — protein sequence MHERAQRIGLPDGTEVWARVSRLDAPGLDGPDDMDGTGGEFEDVGAWDALGARVEGLREMVGGVAASIRQATERVAPDETSVTFGVELSAKPGKAVALLADGEAKANLSVTLTWRRADEAPPAAQPHGGPAAGRREPDDAGR from the coding sequence ATGCACGAGCGCGCGCAGCGCATCGGACTGCCCGACGGTACGGAAGTCTGGGCCCGGGTCTCCCGGCTCGATGCCCCGGGGCTCGACGGGCCGGACGACATGGACGGGACCGGCGGCGAATTCGAGGACGTCGGTGCCTGGGACGCGCTCGGCGCCCGCGTCGAGGGGCTGCGCGAGATGGTCGGCGGGGTCGCCGCCAGTATTCGCCAGGCCACCGAGCGGGTCGCGCCGGACGAGACCAGTGTGACCTTCGGCGTGGAGCTGTCGGCCAAGCCGGGCAAGGCCGTCGCCCTGCTCGCGGACGGCGAGGCCAAGGCCAACCTCTCGGTCACGCTCACCTGGCGCCGCGCGGACGAGGCGCCGCCGGCGGCACAGCCGCACGGGGGACCCGCGGCCGGCCGCCGGGAGCCGGATGACGCGGGCCGCTGA
- a CDS encoding DUF6104 family protein, translated as MYFTDRGIEELESRRGEEEVSLGWVADQLRTFVDLNPDFEVPVERLATWLARLDDEDEDE; from the coding sequence GTGTATTTCACTGACCGTGGCATCGAAGAGCTGGAGAGCCGGCGCGGCGAGGAGGAGGTCTCCCTCGGGTGGGTGGCCGACCAGCTGCGGACGTTCGTCGACCTGAACCCGGACTTCGAGGTGCCGGTGGAGCGGCTGGCCACCTGGCTGGCCCGGCTGGACGACGAGGACGAGGACGAGTAG
- a CDS encoding DUF4097 family beta strand repeat-containing protein, with product MSAGTEWSHQPTQVTSPRTLEVTEPVDALTVRVVNGTVNVVGTTDDGPARVEIGEVHGPPLTVSYRNGTLSVAYEDLPWKGFLKFLDRKGWNRSAVVSVTVPAGTRVEVGVVGACAVVSGISGRTDVRGVTGDSTLVGLTGGVRADTVSGNVEAQSVTGDLQFHSVSGDLTVIDGAGGAVRADSVSGDMVLDLDPGQAADIALTTVSGEVAIRLPDPADARVEANTASGTVSNAFDGLRVSSQWGAKKVTGSLGAGTGTLKVTTVSGGLALLRRPSPANEEHRPGGGRGPAPDSYDDSPTGRPAGKKVL from the coding sequence ATGTCAGCCGGGACCGAGTGGTCGCACCAACCGACACAGGTGACCTCACCACGCACTCTGGAGGTCACCGAACCCGTCGACGCCCTGACCGTGCGCGTGGTCAACGGCACCGTCAACGTCGTCGGCACCACGGACGACGGCCCGGCCCGCGTGGAGATCGGCGAGGTGCACGGCCCGCCGCTGACCGTCTCGTACCGGAACGGCACCCTGTCGGTCGCCTACGAGGACCTGCCCTGGAAGGGCTTCTTGAAGTTCCTCGACCGCAAGGGGTGGAACCGCAGCGCGGTGGTCTCGGTGACCGTACCGGCCGGCACCCGCGTCGAGGTCGGCGTGGTCGGCGCCTGCGCGGTGGTCTCCGGCATCTCGGGGCGTACGGACGTCCGCGGCGTCACCGGTGACAGCACGCTCGTCGGGCTGACCGGCGGGGTGCGGGCCGATACGGTCTCCGGCAATGTCGAGGCACAGTCAGTCACCGGCGATCTGCAATTCCACTCCGTCTCGGGGGACCTGACGGTCATCGACGGGGCGGGCGGGGCGGTGCGCGCCGACTCCGTCAGCGGCGACATGGTCCTCGATCTGGACCCCGGACAGGCCGCCGACATCGCCTTGACGACGGTCTCCGGGGAGGTCGCCATCCGGCTCCCCGACCCGGCCGACGCCAGGGTCGAGGCCAACACCGCGAGCGGCACCGTCTCCAACGCCTTCGACGGCCTGCGGGTCAGCAGCCAGTGGGGCGCGAAGAAGGTCACCGGCTCGCTCGGCGCGGGCACCGGCACGCTCAAGGTCACCACCGTCTCCGGCGGCCTGGCCCTGCTGCGCCGCCCCTCCCCGGCAAACGAGGAGCACCGGCCCGGCGGCGGCCGCGGCCCCGCCCCCGATTCGTACGATGACTCCCCCACCGGCCGGCCCGCCGGGAAGAAGGTGCTCTGA